The following proteins are co-located in the Nocardia bhagyanarayanae genome:
- a CDS encoding amino acid ABC transporter ATP-binding protein codes for MSASLTGTGLHLTLGRNHVLRGIDIHVDAGTTTTVIGPSGSGKSTLLRVLNRLHEPDRGDVLLDGKSVLREDPDRLRQRIGMVFQHFNLFPHKTVADNIALGPRKLRGLSKDAARALAIEQLEIVGLADKADARPGNLSGGQQQRVAIARALAMRPEIMFFDEATSALDPELVKGVLGLMSELASGGMSMIVVTHEMGFARSVSDNVVFMDQGQVVETGAPEALFDAAETPRLRKFLSQVL; via the coding sequence ATGAGTGCATCTCTGACCGGAACCGGCCTGCACCTGACCCTCGGCCGCAACCACGTGCTGCGCGGTATCGACATCCACGTCGACGCGGGTACGACCACCACCGTCATCGGGCCGTCGGGCTCCGGCAAGTCGACCCTGCTCCGGGTGCTCAACCGGCTGCACGAACCCGACCGCGGTGACGTGCTGCTGGACGGCAAGTCGGTGCTGCGCGAGGACCCGGACCGGCTGCGCCAGCGCATCGGCATGGTGTTCCAGCATTTCAACCTGTTCCCGCACAAGACCGTCGCGGACAACATCGCGCTCGGGCCGCGCAAGCTGCGCGGTCTGTCGAAGGACGCGGCGCGGGCACTGGCGATCGAGCAGCTGGAGATCGTCGGGCTGGCCGACAAGGCCGACGCACGTCCGGGGAACCTCTCCGGCGGCCAGCAGCAGCGGGTCGCGATCGCCCGCGCGCTGGCCATGCGGCCCGAGATCATGTTCTTCGACGAGGCCACCTCGGCGCTGGATCCCGAGCTGGTGAAGGGCGTGCTCGGGCTGATGAGCGAGCTGGCGTCGGGCGGCATGTCGATGATCGTGGTGACGCACGAGATGGGGTTCGCGCGCAGCGTCTCGGACAACGTGGTGTTCATGGACCAGGGGCAGGTGGTGGAGACCGGCGCGCCGGAGGCGCTGTTCGACGCGGCCGAGACGCCGCGGTTGCGGAAGTTTCTTTCGCAGGTGCTCTGA
- a CDS encoding helix-turn-helix domain-containing protein: protein MAPHPPHHLARNRRHPPLPPPLVRHSHLPHLTTPARREELGMTQAELAERAGFKQPAVARFEAGGTMPTIPMLERYAEALGLRLEVRLRAAG, encoded by the coding sequence CTGGCACCGCACCCGCCTCACCACCTGGCGAGAAACCGGCGCCATCCACCACTCCCCCCTCCTCTGGTCCGCCATAGCCACCTTCCACACCTGACCACACCCGCCCGACGGGAGGAACTCGGGATGACGCAGGCCGAGTTGGCCGAGCGGGCGGGATTTAAGCAGCCCGCCGTGGCACGGTTCGAGGCGGGCGGCACCATGCCGACGATCCCGATGCTCGAGCGGTATGCGGAGGCGTTGGGGTTGCGGTTGGAGGTGCGGTTGCGGGCGGCGGGGTAA
- a CDS encoding CHAT domain-containing protein: protein MADAGDVYMSWRWEDDSAPRGAAMLPGDPITEAVRALADALPNPNVPGGLERALTTGAFASPDAEYPLAQSLSRALLPYGLAVQLHELYTRGIRPHIRLQPSPRVAQVPWEIIAPDPALRLVDFADVSLLAPAGVVHAPDRRARSWSADRELPVVAVLDPRVPGFRADSALGSVLGRMDGTGPLAERVAELVAEQRLRPVVTDPVEVFRRTDLDRAWLSETLRAGASRLIYVGHVTAAAPESGQSENAELHLACAADTTGFAEPLRAHRPLSAKDLLLGTHTLEPEPVAGPDLWPIPSRVALIACESGGDLRFTEALGLIAAMINGGAELVTATRWPLPTDLAFQRLAGATAATPLQDLIRAIDTAHDHPNPLLPLTTWHRTRLTTWRETGAIHHSPLLWSAIATFHT from the coding sequence ATGGCCGATGCCGGTGACGTCTACATGTCCTGGCGGTGGGAGGACGATTCCGCGCCGCGGGGCGCCGCGATGCTGCCGGGTGATCCGATCACGGAGGCCGTGCGGGCGCTCGCCGACGCGCTGCCGAATCCCAACGTGCCCGGTGGGCTCGAGCGCGCGCTCACGACCGGAGCCTTCGCCTCGCCCGATGCGGAATACCCACTGGCGCAGTCTCTTTCTCGGGCGCTTCTGCCGTACGGCTTGGCGGTGCAGTTGCACGAGCTGTATACGCGCGGAATCCGTCCGCACATCCGGCTGCAACCCTCGCCGCGGGTGGCGCAGGTGCCGTGGGAGATCATCGCGCCCGACCCGGCCTTGCGGCTCGTCGATTTCGCCGACGTCAGCCTGCTCGCGCCCGCGGGTGTCGTGCACGCGCCGGATCGCCGCGCGCGTTCTTGGTCCGCCGACCGTGAGTTGCCCGTGGTGGCGGTCCTCGATCCGCGCGTGCCGGGTTTTCGCGCCGACTCCGCCCTCGGTTCGGTCCTCGGGCGGATGGACGGCACCGGACCGCTTGCCGAGCGAGTCGCCGAACTCGTTGCGGAGCAACGCCTCCGCCCTGTCGTGACAGATCCCGTCGAAGTCTTCCGCCGCACCGATCTGGATCGCGCGTGGCTCTCCGAAACGCTCCGCGCGGGGGCTTCGCGGCTGATCTACGTCGGTCACGTCACGGCCGCGGCCCCGGAATCCGGTCAGAGCGAGAACGCCGAACTGCACCTGGCCTGCGCCGCCGACACCACCGGTTTCGCCGAACCGCTGCGCGCGCACCGTCCGCTCTCGGCCAAGGACCTCCTGCTCGGCACGCACACGCTGGAGCCCGAACCCGTTGCGGGCCCCGACCTTTGGCCGATTCCGAGCCGTGTCGCCCTCATCGCTTGCGAAAGCGGCGGCGACCTACGCTTCACCGAGGCGCTCGGCCTCATCGCCGCCATGATCAACGGCGGCGCCGAACTCGTCACCGCCACCCGCTGGCCGCTCCCCACCGACCTGGCCTTCCAGCGCCTCGCCGGCGCCACCGCCGCGACCCCGCTGCAAGATCTCATCCGCGCCATCGACACCGCCCACGACCACCCCAACCCCCTACTCCCCCTCACCACCTGGCACCGCACCCGCCTCACCACCTGGCGAGAAACCGGCGCCATCCACCACTCCCCCCTCCTCTGGTCCGCCATAGCCACCTTCCACACCTGA
- a CDS encoding tetratricopeptide repeat protein, giving the protein MTADEAPPGLELLYEGAAAYQRGEVAEALRIFEHAVRTTSDGVRVSALVNAASMCDELGDHAGAVVRFRSALAEIPEDAVEKRASTLVNYSQALQHLGELDDAQAALEQARALLADNPEFGALRVPCLLSLTAVAFHRAQWVRVIELATETLDVAERFAPHLAGHPLMNLAGAYFETGRRELGIDFAQQALAAFEAAGDRNAVAETQQNLATLYTRVDRFDAAEEPLRASQEYFEQAGLEYRAGVGLRIMGFVAEQRDDDEQAEALYRRSLACFEASGAALDVAAVQTRLATVAFKGFRVDEGQELLAAAFDAYASRGLGLHCAQVDFWHAVLLEALIDSVDSPTPELLTLARDVAVPAAIAIDAVRYTLPNGNQRAQWNREIADPAMRLAFRFAYLCGDGPLIADLIETQCAGTTLDIAATDHQPRPQLPLEPLSPIETAPSMGGSALQLGSALAKVAAAAGLRVAPPPRLAVAPDGHIALAQYIAAAEGRYGRAVREGRVLAV; this is encoded by the coding sequence ATGACCGCTGACGAGGCGCCGCCCGGCCTGGAACTGCTCTACGAAGGGGCCGCAGCCTATCAGCGCGGCGAGGTCGCGGAGGCGCTGCGCATCTTCGAGCACGCGGTACGCACCACCTCCGATGGCGTGCGAGTCAGCGCGCTGGTGAACGCGGCGAGCATGTGCGACGAGCTCGGCGACCACGCGGGCGCGGTCGTCCGGTTCCGGTCGGCACTGGCGGAGATTCCCGAGGACGCGGTCGAGAAGCGGGCGTCAACGCTCGTCAACTACTCGCAGGCGCTCCAGCACCTCGGCGAGCTCGACGACGCGCAAGCGGCGCTCGAGCAGGCCAGGGCGCTGCTCGCGGACAATCCCGAGTTCGGTGCGCTGCGCGTGCCGTGCCTGCTCTCGCTGACGGCGGTCGCGTTCCACCGCGCCCAATGGGTGCGCGTCATCGAACTCGCCACCGAAACACTGGACGTCGCTGAGCGTTTCGCACCGCACCTGGCCGGTCATCCGCTGATGAACCTGGCGGGTGCGTACTTCGAGACCGGACGCAGGGAACTCGGCATCGACTTCGCCCAGCAAGCGCTGGCCGCGTTCGAGGCGGCGGGCGACCGCAACGCGGTGGCCGAAACCCAGCAGAATCTCGCGACGCTGTACACCAGGGTCGACCGGTTCGACGCGGCGGAGGAGCCGCTGCGAGCGAGCCAGGAGTACTTCGAACAGGCGGGTCTCGAGTATCGCGCCGGAGTCGGGCTCAGGATCATGGGGTTCGTCGCCGAACAACGCGACGACGACGAACAGGCCGAGGCGCTGTACCGGCGCAGCCTGGCCTGCTTCGAGGCATCCGGCGCGGCGCTGGATGTGGCCGCGGTGCAGACCCGCCTCGCGACGGTGGCGTTCAAAGGGTTTCGCGTCGACGAGGGACAGGAGCTGCTCGCCGCCGCGTTCGACGCGTACGCCTCGCGCGGCCTCGGATTGCACTGCGCGCAGGTCGATTTCTGGCACGCCGTGCTGCTGGAGGCCCTCATCGACAGCGTCGACTCGCCGACGCCCGAGCTGTTGACGCTGGCCCGCGATGTCGCGGTGCCGGCGGCGATCGCCATCGACGCCGTCCGATACACGCTGCCGAACGGCAACCAGCGCGCCCAGTGGAACCGCGAGATCGCCGACCCGGCCATGCGCTTGGCGTTCCGATTCGCCTATCTCTGCGGCGACGGCCCACTCATCGCCGATCTCATCGAAACGCAATGCGCTGGAACCACGTTGGATATCGCGGCCACGGACCACCAACCCCGCCCCCAGCTTCCGCTCGAACCGCTGTCGCCGATCGAAACCGCGCCGTCGATGGGAGGTTCCGCGCTCCAACTCGGATCGGCGTTGGCCAAGGTCGCCGCCGCGGCGGGGTTGCGAGTAGCGCCGCCGCCACGGCTGGCAGTCGCGCCAGACGGGCACATCGCGCTCGCCCAGTACATCGCCGCCGCCGAGGGGCGTTATGGGCGCGCGGTGCGGGAGGGGCGGGTGCTGGCGGTATGA
- a CDS encoding lipoprotein LpqH yields MNAKHFRIGTAALAAVALTGFLTACGDDSATSSPTTSQQATAAAPAGPAAGKSAALVDGKALTGTFDTTCAKQGDTLALALTDNNNATYGQLSVSATITGDTVQAVGIAGSQGGSSGLPYAVGYGNGQPGGSAKLVKDGNTFKVTGEGVGAPDLSNPLAGPSTSTFDITFACSTIVGA; encoded by the coding sequence ATGAACGCCAAGCACTTCCGCATCGGAACCGCCGCCCTCGCCGCCGTCGCGCTCACCGGATTCCTCACCGCCTGCGGCGACGACTCCGCTACGAGCTCGCCCACGACCTCGCAGCAGGCCACCGCCGCCGCGCCCGCGGGCCCGGCCGCGGGCAAGTCCGCGGCGCTGGTCGACGGCAAGGCGCTGACCGGCACGTTCGACACCACCTGCGCCAAGCAGGGCGACACCCTGGCCCTCGCGCTGACCGACAACAACAACGCCACCTACGGCCAGCTTTCGGTCAGCGCCACCATCACCGGCGACACCGTGCAGGCCGTCGGCATCGCGGGCAGCCAGGGCGGCTCCTCGGGTCTGCCCTACGCGGTCGGCTACGGCAACGGCCAGCCGGGCGGCTCGGCGAAGCTCGTGAAGGACGGCAACACCTTCAAGGTCACCGGCGAGGGCGTCGGCGCGCCCGACCTGAGCAACCCGCTCGCGGGCCCCTCGACCTCGACCTTCGACATCACCTTCGCCTGCTCGACCATCGTCGGCGCCTGA
- a CDS encoding PhoX family protein, with protein MTLKPLALFVQHDGRSARAAVTCEYKCANACFHETPNTSGGEYFGDIVSSLNRRGLIKGGAAAVLAVGAASALAACGDDEAAGSSGTAPAGPPGTGTNFTAVAPNKEDAVVVPEGYDQSIVIRWGDPVFADAPAFDFDRQTAAAQAKQFGYNNDFAALLPIEGQANSYLLVVNHEYTTAPQMFRGYDKENPTPEQLAITMAAHGLTVVEVKGESGTGKLTPVFGKYNRRITATTEFTLTGPAAGSEFVKTSADPTGTKVLGTFANCAGGVTPWGTVLSGEENFHGYFANGDKPAGGDAAVARAKRYGFTAGATANLWERADKRFDLAQEPNEANRFGYVVEIDPWDPNSTPVKHSAMGRLKHEGANIYVTKGGDVVSYTGDDERFDYMYKFVSSRKVQSGTGAASRRHNMTILAAGTLYVAKLTGDHADKIDGTGAKPSDKGFTGKGQWIPLLETDAEGKGKSLVDGMTAEEVAVFTRLAADKVGATKMDRPEDFEANPYTGKVYVALTNNDNRGKEGKAGADEANPRNLNKNGQVLEIDDDHTGTEFTWSLLLVCGDPNAADTYYAGFDKTKVSPISCPDNLAFDPYGNLWISTDGNALKSNDGLFSVVLDGANRGETKQFLTVPRGAETCGPIVTESRVIVCVQHPGESDDATPDNPSSHWPDGGSAQPRPSVAVVWKKDGGRIGV; from the coding sequence GTGACCTTGAAACCACTCGCCCTCTTCGTGCAGCACGACGGCCGCTCCGCGCGCGCCGCCGTGACCTGCGAGTACAAATGCGCCAACGCGTGCTTTCACGAGACGCCCAACACCTCGGGCGGCGAGTACTTCGGCGACATCGTCAGCTCCCTGAACCGGCGTGGGCTGATCAAGGGCGGCGCGGCCGCGGTTCTCGCGGTCGGCGCCGCCTCCGCCCTCGCGGCCTGCGGTGACGACGAGGCCGCCGGCTCCAGCGGAACCGCCCCGGCGGGCCCGCCCGGCACCGGAACCAATTTCACCGCGGTCGCGCCCAACAAGGAAGACGCCGTCGTCGTCCCGGAGGGCTACGACCAGTCGATCGTGATCCGTTGGGGCGACCCGGTGTTCGCCGACGCCCCCGCCTTCGACTTCGACCGGCAGACCGCCGCCGCGCAGGCCAAGCAGTTCGGCTACAACAACGATTTCGCCGCCCTGCTGCCCATCGAGGGCCAGGCCAACAGCTACCTGCTCGTGGTCAACCACGAGTACACCACCGCGCCGCAGATGTTCCGCGGCTACGACAAAGAGAACCCGACGCCCGAGCAACTCGCCATCACCATGGCGGCGCACGGCCTGACCGTCGTCGAGGTCAAGGGCGAGTCCGGCACCGGCAAGCTGACGCCCGTCTTCGGCAAGTACAACCGCCGCATCACCGCCACCACCGAGTTCACCCTCACCGGACCCGCCGCGGGCAGCGAGTTCGTGAAGACCTCCGCGGACCCGACGGGCACCAAGGTGCTCGGCACCTTCGCCAACTGCGCGGGCGGCGTAACGCCCTGGGGCACCGTGCTTTCCGGCGAGGAGAACTTCCACGGTTACTTCGCCAACGGCGACAAGCCCGCGGGCGGTGACGCCGCCGTGGCGCGCGCCAAGCGCTACGGATTCACCGCGGGCGCGACGGCCAACCTCTGGGAGCGCGCGGACAAGCGCTTCGACCTGGCTCAGGAACCCAACGAGGCCAACCGATTCGGCTACGTCGTCGAGATCGACCCGTGGGACCCGAACTCCACGCCGGTCAAGCACTCGGCCATGGGCAGGCTCAAGCACGAAGGCGCGAACATCTACGTCACCAAGGGTGGCGACGTCGTCTCCTACACCGGTGACGACGAGAGGTTCGACTACATGTACAAATTCGTCTCGTCCCGCAAGGTGCAGTCCGGCACCGGCGCGGCGAGCAGGCGGCACAACATGACCATCCTCGCCGCGGGCACGCTGTACGTCGCCAAGCTCACCGGCGACCACGCGGACAAGATCGACGGCACCGGCGCCAAGCCGTCGGACAAGGGCTTCACCGGTAAGGGTCAGTGGATTCCGCTGCTGGAGACGGACGCCGAGGGTAAGGGCAAGTCGCTGGTCGACGGAATGACCGCCGAAGAGGTCGCGGTGTTCACCCGGCTCGCGGCCGACAAGGTCGGCGCGACGAAGATGGACCGCCCGGAGGACTTCGAGGCCAACCCCTACACCGGCAAGGTGTACGTCGCGCTGACCAACAATGACAACCGCGGTAAAGAGGGCAAGGCGGGCGCCGACGAGGCGAACCCGCGCAACCTCAACAAGAACGGTCAGGTCCTGGAGATCGACGACGATCACACCGGCACCGAGTTCACCTGGTCGCTGCTGCTGGTCTGCGGCGACCCGAACGCGGCGGACACCTACTACGCCGGGTTCGACAAGACCAAGGTGAGCCCGATCTCCTGCCCGGACAACCTGGCCTTCGACCCGTACGGCAACCTGTGGATCTCCACCGACGGCAACGCGCTGAAGTCCAACGACGGCCTCTTCTCGGTGGTGCTGGACGGCGCGAATCGCGGTGAGACCAAACAGTTCTTGACCGTGCCGCGCGGCGCGGAGACCTGCGGTCCGATCGTGACCGAGTCGCGGGTGATCGTGTGCGTGCAGCATCCGGGCGAGTCCGACGACGCCACCCCCGACAACCCGTCCTCGCACTGGCCCGATGGCGGTTCCGCGCAGCCGAGGCCGTCCGTCGCGGTGGTGTGGAAGAAGGACGGCGGCCGGATCGGAGTGTAG
- a CDS encoding glycoside hydrolase family 25 protein — translation MDSTRWRATRSLALSAIVVGSILSATGQAAAAPVGPDVSSWQHIDGRLIDWFAVKRSGHDFAMVKATEGLSYINPYFVPDSLLMRAAGIARGTYHYARPQLPPEPQAALYAATVLGQNGPLDLPPVLDLEHSGGLSPAALIDWTHRYLNTVQALTGRVPIIYTYPNFWKTAMANTGEFTRYPLWIADYRGNAQPEVPGGWPTWTFWQTTDSGSIPGIAGRTDLNVYSGAQGDFATFANMG, via the coding sequence ATGGATAGCACTCGTTGGAGAGCGACTCGCAGTCTTGCGTTGTCCGCGATCGTGGTGGGCAGCATCCTTTCGGCGACCGGTCAGGCCGCGGCCGCGCCGGTCGGGCCGGACGTCTCGTCCTGGCAGCACATCGACGGCCGGTTGATCGACTGGTTCGCGGTCAAACGCTCCGGCCACGACTTCGCCATGGTCAAGGCGACCGAGGGCCTGAGCTACATCAATCCCTACTTCGTGCCGGACAGCTTGTTGATGCGGGCGGCGGGCATCGCGCGCGGCACGTACCACTACGCGCGGCCGCAGCTACCGCCGGAACCGCAGGCGGCGCTGTACGCCGCGACGGTGCTCGGGCAGAACGGTCCGCTGGACCTGCCGCCGGTGCTCGATCTCGAGCACTCCGGCGGTCTGAGCCCCGCGGCGCTGATCGACTGGACGCACCGCTACCTGAACACGGTGCAGGCACTGACCGGCCGGGTGCCGATCATCTACACCTACCCGAACTTCTGGAAGACGGCGATGGCGAATACCGGCGAGTTCACCCGCTATCCGCTGTGGATCGCCGACTACCGCGGCAACGCGCAACCCGAGGTGCCCGGCGGCTGGCCTACCTGGACGTTCTGGCAGACCACCGACAGCGGGAGCATCCCCGGCATCGCGGGCCGCACCGATCTCAACGTATACAGCGGCGCCCAAGGCGATTTCGCCACGTTCGCCAATATGGGCTGA
- the ggh gene encoding glucosylglycerate hydrolase, which produces MAHPGFTPTQLAARAAYLLRGNDLGTMTSAAPRLYPHMWSWDAAFVAVGLAPLSVERAVVELDTLLSAQWKSGMIPHIVFANGVDGYFPGPARWECRKLAANAPDGPDTSGITQPPVHAIAVQRILDHSRRHGRSTRAVAEQFLNRRWPDLVRWHRWLAHARDPKENGRITLYHGWESGMDNSPRWDRAYEHVIPGDLPAYRREDVLVVSDPTQRPTDREYDRYLWLVEQMRRAGYDDYQLASTMSFAVQDVFVTAVFALACEVLANIGEEYKQPHADVRDLYAWAERFRAGVVATADARTGAARDFDVRLQRWIDTETLAVFAPLLCGGLPRDTERSLLRLFEGPRYCGHPDLRYALPPSTSPVSKDFRPREYWRGPVWPVMSWLFSWVFARRGWAERAFMLRAEGLRQASDGSFAEYYEPFTGEPLGSMQQSWTAASVLDWLG; this is translated from the coding sequence ATGGCACATCCGGGTTTCACCCCAACTCAGCTCGCGGCGCGCGCCGCCTACCTGCTGCGGGGCAACGACCTGGGCACCATGACCAGTGCCGCGCCGCGCCTGTATCCGCACATGTGGAGCTGGGACGCGGCGTTCGTGGCCGTCGGTCTCGCACCGCTCAGCGTGGAGCGCGCGGTCGTCGAGCTGGACACGCTGCTCTCGGCACAGTGGAAGAGCGGGATGATCCCGCACATCGTGTTCGCCAACGGCGTGGACGGCTACTTCCCCGGCCCTGCCCGCTGGGAGTGCCGCAAGCTGGCCGCCAACGCGCCCGACGGTCCGGACACTTCCGGCATCACGCAGCCGCCGGTGCACGCCATCGCCGTGCAGCGCATTCTCGATCACTCCCGCCGCCACGGACGCAGCACCAGGGCGGTCGCCGAGCAGTTCCTCAACCGCCGCTGGCCGGACCTGGTGCGCTGGCATCGCTGGCTCGCGCACGCCCGAGATCCGAAGGAGAACGGCCGGATCACGCTCTACCACGGCTGGGAATCCGGCATGGACAACTCGCCGCGCTGGGACCGCGCCTATGAGCACGTCATCCCCGGCGACCTGCCCGCCTACCGCCGCGAGGACGTGCTGGTGGTCTCCGATCCGACGCAGCGACCCACCGACCGCGAGTACGACAGATATCTCTGGCTGGTCGAGCAGATGCGCCGGGCCGGATACGACGACTACCAACTGGCCTCCACCATGAGCTTCGCCGTGCAGGACGTGTTCGTCACCGCGGTCTTCGCCCTGGCCTGCGAGGTGCTCGCCAATATCGGCGAGGAGTACAAACAGCCGCACGCCGACGTGCGCGACCTCTACGCGTGGGCCGAGCGCTTCCGCGCGGGGGTCGTCGCCACCGCCGACGCGCGGACCGGCGCGGCCCGCGACTTCGACGTGCGCCTCCAGCGCTGGATCGATACCGAGACCCTGGCCGTCTTCGCCCCGCTGCTGTGCGGCGGCCTGCCGCGCGACACCGAACGCAGCCTGCTTCGCCTTTTCGAAGGCCCGCGCTATTGCGGCCACCCGGACCTGCGCTACGCGCTGCCGCCGTCGACCTCTCCCGTCTCCAAGGACTTCCGGCCACGCGAGTACTGGCGCGGACCGGTGTGGCCGGTGATGAGCTGGCTGTTCTCCTGGGTCTTCGCCCGCCGCGGCTGGGCCGAGCGCGCTTTCATGCTGCGAGCCGAGGGACTGCGGCAGGCCAGCGACGGCAGTTTCGCGGAGTACTACGAGCCCTTCACCGGCGAACCGCTCGGCAGCATGCAGCAGTCGTGGACGGCCGCCTCGGTGCTGGACTGGCTGGGCTAG
- a CDS encoding SDR family oxidoreductase — protein MNAAVTSTPKPTALITGASRGLGAAIARELAPGHELLLGARSKDALRDILTELPEATPWPVELTDYEAVAAAVGAVERLDVLVHNAGIADLGTIAESSVTQWRNTLEANLIAVAELTRLLLPALRASNGHVVLINSGAGLRANAGWASYAASKFGLRAFADALRLEEPALRVTSIHPGRIDTDMQREITANEGREYRPEEFLTPETVAAAVRHAVETPRDAHPTEIVLRPIAR, from the coding sequence ATGAACGCCGCCGTCACCAGCACACCGAAGCCGACCGCGTTGATCACCGGTGCCAGCCGCGGGCTCGGCGCGGCCATCGCCCGCGAACTCGCGCCGGGACACGAGCTGCTGCTCGGCGCGCGCTCGAAAGACGCGCTCCGCGACATCCTCACCGAGCTGCCGGAGGCGACGCCCTGGCCGGTGGAGCTCACCGACTACGAGGCCGTCGCCGCGGCGGTCGGCGCGGTCGAGCGGCTGGACGTGCTCGTGCACAACGCCGGGATCGCCGATCTCGGCACCATCGCGGAATCTTCGGTGACGCAGTGGCGAAACACCTTGGAGGCCAATCTCATCGCGGTCGCCGAGCTGACGAGGCTGCTGTTGCCCGCGTTGCGCGCGTCGAACGGTCATGTGGTGCTGATCAATTCGGGCGCCGGGTTGCGGGCCAACGCGGGCTGGGCCTCCTATGCGGCGAGCAAGTTCGGGTTGCGCGCCTTCGCCGACGCGTTGCGACTGGAGGAACCCGCGCTGCGCGTGACCTCCATCCACCCCGGCCGCATCGATACCGACATGCAGCGCGAGATCACCGCGAACGAGGGCCGCGAGTACCGGCCGGAGGAGTTCCTCACCCCAGAGACCGTCGCGGCGGCGGTGCGGCACGCCGTCGAGACGCCGCGCGACGCGCATCCGACGGAGATCGTGCTGCGGCCCATCGCCCGCTGA
- a CDS encoding DUF4189 domain-containing protein: MKNSAPRSAARLARWGIVAAAVGVAMTVPQATASADATRYAAIALSTSTGETGSAWNYPSSGEAVDAAVGACNSRVPVVHHPPTGSSGPYTTGGDCAWQIWLPSGYCGALVQSTSYNAKTDTWGSVEYTTGSGRTREEAVYNAIQIGTGYRTQILESLCQD; encoded by the coding sequence ATGAAGAACTCAGCACCGCGGTCCGCCGCCCGCCTGGCTCGATGGGGCATCGTCGCCGCGGCGGTCGGTGTCGCCATGACCGTCCCGCAGGCCACCGCCTCGGCGGACGCCACCCGCTATGCCGCGATCGCGCTCTCGACATCGACCGGCGAGACCGGAAGCGCCTGGAACTATCCGTCGTCCGGGGAAGCCGTCGACGCCGCTGTCGGCGCCTGCAACAGCAGGGTCCCCGTGGTACACCATCCGCCCACCGGCTCCTCCGGCCCCTACACCACCGGCGGCGACTGCGCCTGGCAGATCTGGCTACCCAGTGGATATTGCGGCGCACTCGTGCAATCGACCAGCTACAACGCCAAGACCGACACTTGGGGCTCGGTCGAGTACACCACCGGTAGCGGACGCACCCGTGAAGAGGCCGTGTACAACGCCATACAGATCGGCACCGGGTACCGAACCCAGATCCTGGAGTCGCTCTGCCAGGACTGA